From a region of the Flavobacterium sediminilitoris genome:
- a CDS encoding transketolase family protein, which yields MKKYTNTGNKDTRSGFGAGLTELGQKNENVVALCADLIGSLKMDDFKKNHPERFFQVGIAEANMMGIAAGMTIGGKIPFTGTFANFSTGRVYDQIRQSIAYSDKNVKICASHAGLTLGEDGATHQILEDIGLMKMLPGMVVINPCDYNQTKAATIAIADHHGPVYLRFGRPSVANFTPENDEFVIGKAVMLNEGTDVTIVATGHLVWEALIAAEKLEEKGISAEVINIHTIKPLDEEAILKSISKTGCIVTAEEHNILGGLGESVSRTLVSNNPVPQEFVAVNDSFGESGTPAQLMEKYGLNADAIINAAEKVIKRK from the coding sequence AAAAAAATGAAAATGTTGTAGCACTTTGTGCTGATTTAATTGGATCGTTAAAAATGGATGATTTCAAAAAAAATCACCCAGAACGTTTCTTTCAAGTTGGAATTGCAGAGGCAAATATGATGGGAATTGCAGCAGGAATGACTATTGGAGGAAAAATTCCTTTCACAGGTACTTTTGCTAATTTCTCAACAGGTAGAGTTTACGATCAAATTCGTCAATCTATAGCCTATTCTGATAAAAATGTAAAAATTTGTGCTTCTCATGCAGGTTTAACACTTGGTGAAGACGGAGCTACTCATCAAATTTTAGAAGATATTGGCTTAATGAAAATGCTACCTGGAATGGTTGTTATTAATCCATGTGATTATAACCAAACGAAAGCAGCAACTATAGCTATTGCAGATCATCATGGTCCTGTTTACCTACGTTTTGGTCGTCCTAGTGTTGCTAATTTCACTCCTGAAAATGATGAATTTGTCATTGGTAAGGCTGTTATGCTAAATGAAGGAACAGATGTTACTATTGTGGCAACAGGTCATTTAGTTTGGGAAGCCTTAATTGCTGCTGAAAAATTAGAAGAAAAAGGAATTTCTGCTGAAGTAATCAACATACATACTATTAAGCCTCTTGATGAAGAAGCTATTTTAAAATCAATTTCAAAAACAGGTTGTATTGTAACAGCAGAAGAACATAATATTTTAGGTGGTTTAGGTGAAAGTGTATCCCGAACATTGGTATCTAATAATCCTGTTCCTCAAGAATTTGTAGCCGTTAATGATAGTTTTGGAGAAAGTGGAACACCTGCTCAATTAATGGAAAAATATGGTTTAAATGCTGATGCAATTATTAATGCAGCAGAAAAGGTTATAAAAAGAAAGTAA